One part of the Astatotilapia calliptera chromosome 9, fAstCal1.2, whole genome shotgun sequence genome encodes these proteins:
- the slc35d4 gene encoding transmembrane protein 241 isoform X2 — protein sequence MQWRRHVTGLAFSLVFVVSYFTNKFVLSVLNFTYPTLFQGWQTFIGAILLLVSGKLGWVEINRITRSAALSWLPGSLLFVGNIYAGSRALSRLDIPFFFTLQNCSHPFSYVIFKVMRREKTQWLKFISLCLMLLSAINLPFYDPQVDHSGYLWAVCHLACVGAYRVFQVHHKSVNLSDLEQQCINYLFSVLLLAVAAHPTGDLTGALEFPSLQSHTFHCGCCASALLGFLLRLATVKLKSGLSFEHFGVWIFLSKVTAMLLSPFIFSVNSNASSLLCVVVSHVGESLLIYSERDTHV from the exons ATGCAGTGGAGGAGACACGTCACCGGCCTCGCTTTTagccttgtttttgttgtgtcatATTTCACGAACAAG tttgtcCTGTCAGTGTTAAACTTCACCTATCCAACCTTATTTCAAGG ATGGCAGACATTTATTGGAGCTATCCTGCTTCTAGTGTCTGGAAAGCTGGGATGGGTGGAAATAAACCGCATCACCAG ATCTGCGGCTCTGTCCTGGCTTCCGGGCTCCCTCCTATTTGTGGGGAACATTTACGCTGGTTCCCGGGCATTATCACGTTTA GACATTCCCTTCTTCTTCACTCTTCAGAACTGCTCTCATCCCTTTAGCTACGTGATCTTCAAGGTCATGCGCAGAGAG aAGACACAGTGGCTGAAATTTATCAG CCTATGCCTCATGCTGCTTTCAGCCATCAACCTTCCCTTTTATGACCCTCAG GTGGACCACAGCGGTTACCTGTGGGCCGTCTGCCATCTCGCCTGTGTTG GTGCATATAGAGTCTTTCAAGTTCACCACAAGTCCGTCAACCTGAG TGATCTTGAGCAGCAGTGCATTAACTACCTGTTCAG CgtgctgctgctggctgttgCTGCTCACCCGACAG GTGACCTCACAGGTGCCTTGGAGTTCCCGTCCCTGCAGTCGCACACATTTCACTGTGGCTGCTGTGCCAG CGCTCTGCTGGGCTTTTTGCTGCGGTTGGCTACAGTCAAATTAAAAAGCGGACTGTCCTTTGAACACTTTGGGGTCTGGATCTTTTTATCTAAG GTTACTGCCATGCTCCTGTCtccatttattttctctgtGAACTCTAATGCTTCGTCTCTTTTGTG TGTGGTCGTCAGTCACGTCGGAGAGTCTCTGCTGATCTATTCTGAGAGGGATACTCACGTGTGA
- the slc35d4 gene encoding transmembrane protein 241 isoform X1: MQWRRHVTGLAFSLVFVVSYFTNKFVLSVLNFTYPTLFQGWQTFIGAILLLVSGKLGWVEINRITRSAALSWLPGSLLFVGNIYAGSRALSRLDIPFFFTLQNCSHPFSYVIFKVMRREQKTQWLKFISLCLMLLSAINLPFYDPQVDHSGYLWAVCHLACVGAYRVFQVHHKSVNLSDLEQQCINYLFSVLLLAVAAHPTGDLTGALEFPSLQSHTFHCGCCASALLGFLLRLATVKLKSGLSFEHFGVWIFLSKVTAMLLSPFIFSVNSNASSLLCVVVSHVGESLLIYSERDTHV, from the exons ATGCAGTGGAGGAGACACGTCACCGGCCTCGCTTTTagccttgtttttgttgtgtcatATTTCACGAACAAG tttgtcCTGTCAGTGTTAAACTTCACCTATCCAACCTTATTTCAAGG ATGGCAGACATTTATTGGAGCTATCCTGCTTCTAGTGTCTGGAAAGCTGGGATGGGTGGAAATAAACCGCATCACCAG ATCTGCGGCTCTGTCCTGGCTTCCGGGCTCCCTCCTATTTGTGGGGAACATTTACGCTGGTTCCCGGGCATTATCACGTTTA GACATTCCCTTCTTCTTCACTCTTCAGAACTGCTCTCATCCCTTTAGCTACGTGATCTTCAAGGTCATGCGCAGAGAG cagaAGACACAGTGGCTGAAATTTATCAG CCTATGCCTCATGCTGCTTTCAGCCATCAACCTTCCCTTTTATGACCCTCAG GTGGACCACAGCGGTTACCTGTGGGCCGTCTGCCATCTCGCCTGTGTTG GTGCATATAGAGTCTTTCAAGTTCACCACAAGTCCGTCAACCTGAG TGATCTTGAGCAGCAGTGCATTAACTACCTGTTCAG CgtgctgctgctggctgttgCTGCTCACCCGACAG GTGACCTCACAGGTGCCTTGGAGTTCCCGTCCCTGCAGTCGCACACATTTCACTGTGGCTGCTGTGCCAG CGCTCTGCTGGGCTTTTTGCTGCGGTTGGCTACAGTCAAATTAAAAAGCGGACTGTCCTTTGAACACTTTGGGGTCTGGATCTTTTTATCTAAG GTTACTGCCATGCTCCTGTCtccatttattttctctgtGAACTCTAATGCTTCGTCTCTTTTGTG TGTGGTCGTCAGTCACGTCGGAGAGTCTCTGCTGATCTATTCTGAGAGGGATACTCACGTGTGA